A stretch of the Photobacterium sp. CCB-ST2H9 genome encodes the following:
- a CDS encoding efflux RND transporter permease subunit, protein MIGAVIHWSLKNRFLVLIATLFLTLGGLYSVKNTPVDALPDLSDVQVIIKTSYPGQAPQVVEDQVTYPLTTAMLAVPGAVTVRGYSFFGDSYVYIIFNDDTDMYWARSRVLEYLSQVAPKLPSNAKPTLGPDATGVGWVYSYVLQDKTGQHDLAQLRSLQDWFLKYELQTVNGVSEVATVGGMVKQYQVQIDPAKLRAYDLTLQQVNQAIQFGNQETGASVIEVAEAEHMVRTTGYLTGVDDLKALPLKVTAKGTPLLLGDIADINIGPQMRRGISELNGEGEAVGGVIVMRYGENASQVIDAVKAKLAELQRSLPDGVEIVSTYDRSTLINAAVENLWQKLAEEFIVVAIVCALFLFHIRSSLVIALSLPVGILVAFVVMHWQGINANIMSLGGIAIAIGAMVDGAIVMIENVHKHIERTPLTDKNRWQVIGKAAEEVGAPLFFSLLIITLSFVPVFALEGQEGKMFSPLAFTKTYAMAAAAGLAITLVPVLMGYFIRGHVLPEHKNPVNRGLVALYRPLLNLSLNYPKSVLVVALVLLASAYYPVSKLGSEFIPPLDEGDLMYMPTTYPGISVGKARELLQQTNKLIKTVPEVDTVWGKIGRAETATDPAPLTMIETVIQLKPRDQWREGVTTDSLRKEFDALVQFPGLTNAWVMPIKTRIDMLATGIKTPIGIKIAGPDLKTIEKIGAQIEPILNRIPGTASVYAERVAGGRYVTLDIKRRQAARYGLNIRDVQQVIASAVGGMNVGETIEGLERYPINVRYPQDYRDSVVKLQNLPLVTPNGARIALADVADIRYEDGPPMIKTENARPNGWVFVDIEGRDLGSYVAEARQVVAEELSLPAGYSLTWSGQYEYMERAKARLSVVTPITLMIIVLLLYFSFRRFGEVLVIMATLPLAMVGGVWLMYVLHYNFSIAVGVGFIALAGVAVEIGVIMLVYLNQAWHGRKLRAEETQQSLQPEDLTDAIREGAGLRVRPVMMTVSTVIIGLVPIMYGSGTGSEVMQRIAAPMIGGMASALILTLLVIPAIFKLWKRREIQTQTQTQTQN, encoded by the coding sequence ATGATCGGGGCTGTCATTCACTGGTCGCTGAAGAATCGTTTTCTGGTGCTGATTGCTACGTTGTTTCTGACACTGGGCGGTTTGTACAGCGTGAAAAATACCCCGGTGGATGCGTTGCCGGATCTGTCGGATGTTCAGGTGATCATCAAAACCAGTTATCCGGGACAAGCACCCCAGGTGGTGGAAGATCAGGTCACGTATCCGCTCACCACAGCCATGCTGGCGGTGCCGGGTGCAGTGACGGTCCGGGGTTATTCCTTCTTCGGCGATTCCTACGTATACATCATTTTCAACGATGATACCGACATGTACTGGGCACGTTCGCGCGTACTGGAGTATCTCAGTCAGGTCGCGCCGAAACTGCCGTCAAACGCCAAACCGACACTCGGTCCGGATGCGACCGGGGTGGGCTGGGTCTATAGCTATGTGCTTCAGGACAAAACCGGTCAGCATGATCTGGCACAATTGCGCAGTCTGCAGGATTGGTTCCTGAAGTATGAACTGCAAACCGTGAATGGGGTGTCGGAAGTGGCCACGGTCGGCGGCATGGTGAAGCAGTATCAGGTGCAGATCGATCCGGCCAAGCTGCGCGCTTATGACCTGACGCTTCAGCAGGTCAATCAGGCCATTCAGTTCGGCAATCAGGAAACCGGTGCATCGGTGATTGAGGTGGCCGAGGCCGAGCATATGGTCAGAACGACCGGTTACCTGACCGGGGTTGACGATCTCAAAGCACTGCCTCTGAAAGTGACGGCGAAAGGCACGCCTTTACTGCTGGGGGATATTGCTGACATCAATATCGGCCCGCAGATGCGGCGGGGGATTTCCGAGCTGAATGGTGAAGGGGAAGCCGTCGGGGGCGTGATTGTGATGCGCTACGGCGAAAACGCCAGTCAGGTGATTGATGCGGTGAAAGCCAAGCTGGCCGAACTCCAGCGCAGCCTGCCGGACGGGGTTGAGATTGTGTCGACTTACGATCGGTCCACGCTGATCAATGCCGCCGTTGAGAACTTATGGCAGAAACTGGCGGAAGAGTTCATCGTGGTTGCTATTGTCTGTGCACTCTTCCTGTTCCATATCCGCTCATCCCTGGTCATTGCGCTCAGTCTGCCGGTCGGTATTCTGGTAGCTTTCGTGGTGATGCACTGGCAGGGGATCAACGCCAACATCATGTCACTGGGCGGGATTGCGATTGCCATTGGCGCCATGGTGGATGGCGCGATCGTGATGATTGAGAACGTGCACAAGCACATTGAGCGAACGCCGCTCACGGACAAAAACCGCTGGCAGGTAATCGGGAAAGCGGCCGAGGAAGTCGGTGCGCCGCTGTTCTTCTCGCTGCTGATCATCACCCTGAGCTTTGTGCCGGTGTTTGCGCTGGAAGGGCAGGAAGGCAAGATGTTCTCGCCACTGGCCTTCACCAAAACCTACGCGATGGCCGCTGCGGCGGGTCTGGCGATTACGCTGGTGCCGGTACTCATGGGTTACTTCATTCGCGGCCATGTGCTGCCCGAGCACAAGAACCCGGTGAACCGCGGGTTGGTGGCTTTGTATCGTCCGTTGCTCAACCTCAGCCTGAACTACCCGAAATCGGTGCTTGTGGTGGCACTGGTGTTGTTAGCCTCGGCTTATTACCCGGTGTCAAAACTGGGCAGTGAGTTTATTCCGCCGCTGGATGAAGGCGACCTGATGTACATGCCGACCACCTATCCGGGGATCTCCGTGGGGAAGGCGCGCGAATTGCTTCAGCAGACCAATAAGCTGATCAAAACCGTGCCGGAAGTGGACACCGTGTGGGGCAAAATCGGCCGTGCTGAAACTGCGACCGATCCGGCACCGCTCACCATGATCGAAACCGTGATCCAGCTGAAACCCCGGGATCAGTGGCGGGAAGGTGTGACCACAGATTCTTTGCGGAAGGAGTTCGATGCGCTGGTCCAGTTTCCGGGCCTGACCAATGCCTGGGTGATGCCGATCAAAACCCGGATTGACATGCTGGCAACGGGGATCAAAACCCCCATCGGGATCAAAATCGCCGGACCGGATCTGAAGACCATTGAAAAGATCGGTGCTCAGATTGAACCAATCCTCAACCGGATTCCGGGCACGGCATCGGTGTATGCCGAGCGGGTGGCCGGTGGCCGTTATGTCACGCTGGATATCAAACGCCGACAGGCGGCCCGGTACGGTCTGAACATCCGGGATGTCCAGCAAGTGATCGCGTCGGCTGTCGGCGGGATGAATGTCGGAGAAACCATTGAAGGGCTGGAACGGTATCCGATCAACGTCCGGTATCCGCAGGATTATCGTGACTCTGTCGTTAAGTTACAGAACCTGCCGCTGGTGACCCCGAATGGCGCCCGTATTGCACTGGCAGATGTGGCGGATATCCGTTACGAAGACGGCCCGCCAATGATCAAAACCGAGAATGCACGGCCAAACGGCTGGGTGTTTGTCGATATTGAAGGCCGCGACTTGGGATCCTACGTTGCCGAAGCCCGGCAAGTGGTGGCGGAGGAACTGTCGCTGCCCGCCGGTTACTCCCTGACCTGGTCCGGGCAATACGAATACATGGAACGCGCCAAAGCACGGCTGAGCGTGGTCACGCCGATCACCCTGATGATCATCGTGCTGCTGCTGTATTTCAGCTTCCGACGCTTCGGTGAAGTGCTGGTCATTATGGCGACGCTGCCATTGGCGATGGTTGGCGGGGTCTGGCTGATGTACGTCCTGCATTATAACTTCTCTATTGCGGTCGGCGTTGGTTTTATCGCGCTGGCCGGGGTTGCGGTCGAAATTGGCGTGATCATGCTGGTGTACCTCAATCAGGCCTGGCATGGCCGCAAGCTGCGAGCAGAAGAAACACAGCAATCGTTGCAGCCGGAAGATCTGACCGATGCTATCCGTGAAGGTGCCGGATTGCGGGTTCGCCCGGTGATGATGACCGTCAGTACCGTCATTATTGGTCTGGTCCCCATCATGTACGGTTCCGGCACCGGCTCGGAAGTGATGCAGCGCATTGCCGCCCCGATGATTGGCGGCATGGCGTCGGCCCTGATACTGACCCTACTGGTGATTCCGGCCATATTCAAACTCTGGAAACGCAGAGAAATTCAAACCCAAACCCAAACCCAAACCCAAAACTGA
- a CDS encoding cupredoxin family protein has translation MKKTALVLLMSLSATPVLADGKAHSSMDHSKMNHAQMDNAKMDHSTMSMEGMTAVGMPAKGAKPDKVVYVLLSDDMKIRFKKEVNIEPNDVVQFVVMNTGKIDHEFSIGSMEEQLKHREMMRKMTSGHDHDSGSTVTVKPGKAKELLWHFHGEPNVEFACNIPGHAEAGMVKSVVVQ, from the coding sequence ATGAAAAAGACAGCACTAGTATTGCTCATGTCGTTGAGCGCAACCCCGGTTCTGGCGGACGGGAAAGCCCATAGCAGTATGGATCACTCCAAAATGAATCATGCGCAAATGGATAATGCCAAAATGGATCACTCGACGATGAGTATGGAAGGCATGACCGCCGTTGGTATGCCAGCCAAAGGCGCGAAACCAGACAAAGTGGTGTACGTCCTGCTGTCGGATGACATGAAAATCCGTTTCAAGAAAGAAGTGAACATCGAACCGAATGACGTCGTGCAGTTTGTGGTGATGAACACCGGCAAAATCGACCATGAATTCTCCATTGGTTCAATGGAAGAACAACTCAAACACCGCGAGATGATGCGCAAAATGACCTCTGGTCACGACCACGACAGCGGCTCGACCGTGACCGTCAAACCGGGCAAAGCGAAGGAGCTGCTTTGGCATTTCCACGGTGAACCGAACGTTGAATTCGCCTGCAACATCCCCGGCCACGCCGAAGCCGGTATGGTGAAAAGCGTGGTGGTGCAGTAA
- a CDS encoding MotA/TolQ/ExbB proton channel family protein, whose amino-acid sequence MLTSIFEFYLKGVNASSITDFFLVTLVFIFCLSLLWKKSDKHHAFTNYTPTLLTSLGILGTFTGIISGLLDFDTSDIDNSVGPLLEGLKTAFITSLAGMLLSIIYKVFISSGVLSKVEDGGTIEEDIDIVDLYKVMNQQLDGISLLRKSISENDEASLVGQIKLTRSDINENYKNNGIFLDLITKNTTELLSISKSQQNTFNEFEKELWLKLQEFADMMSKSATEQVIDALKQVIQDFNSKLTEQFGKNFSDLNEAVKELVIWQENYKNQLNDMKLQYDLGVLAIAKTEESVSNISREAQNIPETMSVLKQIMEVNQHQIQELDSHLNAFKDVRDKAVEAVPEIRGQIELAISGAREASDKLAVGIVESSEHIKAVISEGAENYRDTVDRTRAALTESAQATANSSEEIKERFAKTLEDINSQMHSLILEIQQGSKTLNSNYREASEQIIQDTEKVRISFSDSMEQMKNSLSSTIEEQALEHRKQADRIFAGLEKTIEEALSNTGESVQKQVNMIDQTMGEEIEKVLQSMGTALTSISGRFTEDYSRLVKKMSDIVAQQA is encoded by the coding sequence ATGTTAACTTCTATTTTTGAATTTTATTTGAAAGGTGTTAATGCATCTTCGATTACTGATTTTTTTCTGGTTACTTTAGTTTTTATTTTTTGTTTATCTTTACTATGGAAGAAATCAGATAAGCATCATGCATTCACAAATTACACGCCTACTTTACTTACATCCTTAGGTATATTGGGTACTTTCACAGGGATTATCTCAGGATTACTCGACTTTGATACAAGTGATATTGATAATAGTGTTGGTCCGCTACTAGAAGGATTAAAAACGGCATTTATAACTAGTCTAGCGGGGATGTTACTTTCTATTATTTATAAAGTTTTCATCTCGTCGGGTGTACTAAGTAAAGTTGAAGATGGTGGAACCATTGAAGAAGATATAGATATTGTTGACCTTTATAAAGTTATGAATCAACAATTGGATGGTATATCACTGCTAAGAAAGTCTATCTCAGAGAATGATGAAGCAAGCTTAGTCGGTCAGATAAAACTAACCCGATCTGATATTAACGAAAATTATAAGAATAATGGGATTTTTCTTGATCTAATAACAAAAAACACGACAGAATTACTATCTATTTCCAAATCACAGCAGAACACATTTAATGAATTTGAAAAAGAACTATGGCTGAAGTTACAAGAATTTGCTGATATGATGTCTAAATCGGCGACAGAACAAGTTATTGATGCATTAAAGCAAGTAATTCAGGACTTCAATAGCAAGCTCACCGAACAATTTGGAAAGAATTTTTCAGATCTAAATGAAGCAGTGAAAGAACTAGTTATTTGGCAAGAGAATTACAAAAATCAATTGAACGACATGAAATTACAATACGATCTGGGAGTTTTAGCTATTGCTAAAACTGAGGAATCAGTTTCAAATATCAGTCGAGAAGCCCAAAATATACCAGAGACTATGAGTGTCCTTAAGCAAATTATGGAAGTGAATCAACACCAAATTCAAGAACTTGATAGTCATTTAAATGCCTTTAAAGATGTTAGAGATAAAGCAGTAGAAGCTGTGCCAGAAATCAGAGGACAAATTGAATTAGCGATTTCAGGAGCGAGAGAGGCAAGTGATAAGTTAGCCGTCGGAATTGTTGAAAGTAGCGAGCACATAAAGGCTGTTATATCTGAAGGCGCTGAAAATTATAGAGATACGGTCGATCGAACACGTGCGGCATTAACAGAATCAGCCCAGGCGACAGCAAATTCGAGTGAAGAGATTAAAGAGAGGTTTGCAAAAACTTTAGAAGATATAAACAGTCAAATGCATAGCTTGATTTTAGAAATTCAGCAAGGTAGCAAAACACTTAATAGTAATTATAGAGAAGCAAGCGAACAAATCATTCAGGATACGGAAAAGGTAAGGATTTCATTTTCTGACAGTATGGAACAAATGAAAAACAGTTTATCATCTACCATTGAAGAACAAGCATTAGAACATAGAAAACAAGCTGACCGAATATTCGCTGGATTGGAAAAAACAATAGAAGAAGCTCTATCTAACACCGGAGAGTCGGTTCAAAAACAAGTGAACATGATTGACCAAACAATGGGAGAAGAAATCGAGAAAGTATTGCAGTCAATGGGGACAGCATTGACCTCGATTAGTGGACGTTTTACAGAGGACTATAGCCGGTTGGTCAAAAAAATGTCTGATATCGTTGCTCAACAAGCGTAG
- a CDS encoding DUF6678 family protein, producing MDTEDQLKDRRRLERYIISESLIKVMNNTKWEKLRTLMLEETERKPVWRVRCLRDKREVEPQWDGDWYYHLPEYKYIEWLEIYPINKEHRGHVLPDKVTDNTEYFISLLKSNCIPFSIEGESLRVWGYQWPNQEIEFV from the coding sequence ATGGATACTGAAGATCAGCTCAAAGATCGCAGAAGATTAGAGCGCTATATCATTAGTGAATCTCTTATAAAAGTTATGAACAACACGAAATGGGAAAAGCTCCGAACTTTGATGCTCGAAGAGACTGAGCGTAAACCTGTTTGGCGTGTACGCTGCCTAAGGGATAAACGAGAAGTCGAACCTCAATGGGATGGTGACTGGTACTACCATCTTCCAGAATACAAATATATTGAGTGGCTCGAAATATATCCAATTAATAAAGAACATCGGGGCCATGTGCTGCCTGATAAAGTCACGGACAATACCGAGTACTTTATCAGCCTTCTCAAGAGTAATTGCATTCCCTTTAGTATTGAGGGTGAGTCATTAAGAGTTTGGGGCTACCAATGGCCAAACCAAGAGATAGAATTCGTATGA
- a CDS encoding 2'-5' RNA ligase family protein has protein sequence MALLVIAVPEISEQDYNKIQAYRAKHDGLFYTVVEPHFTLVFPVFDIAAETFTQEVASIARGFIPFEFKIRCSTINKDAFNDYYHVFLVPDEGYSHLVKLHDRLYEGAFSENLRLDIDFIPHIGIGNSLNPKACQEIASHWNRIDFCISGNISSLQVVEYDFDSEQLSHVATFALGNI, from the coding sequence ATGGCGCTTTTGGTTATTGCTGTCCCGGAAATCTCTGAGCAAGACTACAACAAGATTCAAGCTTACAGAGCAAAGCATGATGGTTTGTTCTATACCGTGGTTGAGCCCCATTTCACGCTGGTTTTTCCTGTTTTCGATATTGCTGCTGAGACATTTACACAAGAAGTGGCGTCGATAGCACGAGGATTCATACCATTCGAATTCAAAATACGATGCTCTACCATCAATAAGGATGCGTTCAACGATTACTATCATGTTTTTCTTGTCCCTGATGAAGGTTATAGCCATCTGGTTAAATTACATGACAGGCTGTACGAAGGTGCTTTTTCAGAAAACCTGCGTTTAGATATAGATTTTATTCCTCACATCGGCATCGGAAATAGTTTGAATCCAAAGGCGTGCCAGGAAATAGCTAGCCATTGGAATCGGATAGATTTTTGTATTTCTGGCAATATCTCAAGCTTACAAGTTGTTGAATATGACTTTGATTCTGAACAGTTAAGCCATGTTGCAACCTTTGCTTTGGGAAACATATGA
- a CDS encoding OmpA family protein: MSTVFDRKSSEQDESHWLSVSDLMAGLMMVFLFIAIALMQNAFKERDKIKEVAVAYQDNQVAIYEALQTEFSQDLSRWNADIDEDTLTFTFKAPEVLFKEGSSMLSPDYRSLLDEFFPRYMTILMPFKESINEIRIEGHTSSDWNSLNADDAYFENMRLSQERTRSVLRYVYSLKITSNYSVWVKSHFSAVGLSSSKLIYDENGTENKVRSRRVSFRVLTNADIQIKQILQGEES, translated from the coding sequence ATGTCAACAGTATTTGATAGAAAGAGTTCAGAACAGGATGAGTCCCATTGGTTATCTGTGTCAGATCTAATGGCCGGACTAATGATGGTTTTCTTATTTATTGCTATTGCGTTGATGCAGAATGCATTCAAGGAGAGAGATAAAATAAAGGAAGTCGCAGTAGCATATCAAGACAATCAGGTGGCTATATATGAAGCATTGCAGACGGAGTTTAGCCAAGACTTATCTAGGTGGAATGCTGATATTGATGAAGACACATTGACATTTACTTTTAAAGCCCCGGAAGTCTTATTTAAGGAAGGAAGTTCAATGCTTAGCCCCGATTATAGGAGTCTACTCGATGAATTTTTCCCAAGATATATGACTATCTTAATGCCATTTAAAGAATCTATTAATGAAATTAGGATAGAAGGGCATACGAGCAGTGATTGGAACTCTTTAAACGCTGATGATGCATATTTTGAAAATATGCGTTTATCTCAAGAAAGAACTAGGTCAGTGCTTAGATATGTGTATAGTTTAAAAATCACCAGTAATTATAGTGTTTGGGTGAAAAGTCATTTTTCAGCAGTTGGCTTATCCTCATCAAAGTTAATTTATGATGAAAATGGTACAGAGAATAAAGTGAGATCACGAAGGGTAAGCTTTCGTGTGTTAACTAATGCGGATATTCAGATTAAACAGATTTTACAAGGGGAAGAGTCATGA
- a CDS encoding HNH endonuclease, which translates to MKLNVDLSSLWARVHQMGAEVTDFDIGTVWQDGDIEFDDELESGIDVDIEDLTSEEGILSVKGRQVILFIPDHGFKVEKALLDGSEGNKFHVADCTKLDEMRRKNSFEERYKITNNFSGEFPIYGHGANKQFLEGTAGLNVCKLCLNHLNYQGSANATVSERNEIVNQFDIEEFFSTYSSLFRKLPKQYASLAKKGYSEDWESVSADIRKKSNYVCQYCSVDLKEAKRLLHVHHRNREKSDNSPQNLIALCADCHRKEPFHGHMFIKHEDMLTINRLRGEQNVYANCDWNTVKRKADLSLHGVLNHCEKKGYTVPEVGYLLNVPDRTSPLLLELAWLQRKFGIVLSDPVEVAGWTILSLEEALSFFGKNKKSTTR; encoded by the coding sequence ATGAAACTCAACGTCGATTTATCTTCTCTTTGGGCGCGTGTTCATCAAATGGGGGCTGAAGTTACAGATTTTGACATTGGAACAGTTTGGCAAGATGGAGATATAGAGTTTGATGATGAACTCGAAAGTGGGATTGACGTTGATATAGAGGATTTAACTTCTGAGGAAGGAATTCTTAGTGTAAAAGGACGACAAGTTATACTTTTTATTCCTGATCATGGCTTTAAAGTTGAAAAAGCTTTACTTGATGGTTCAGAGGGTAACAAGTTTCATGTGGCAGATTGTACAAAGTTAGATGAAATGAGAAGAAAAAATAGTTTTGAAGAACGCTATAAAATCACGAATAATTTTTCTGGTGAATTTCCTATTTATGGTCATGGTGCGAACAAACAATTTCTAGAGGGAACGGCTGGATTAAATGTATGTAAGCTTTGTTTGAATCATTTGAATTACCAAGGTTCTGCTAATGCAACAGTTAGTGAAAGAAACGAAATAGTTAATCAATTTGACATTGAAGAGTTCTTTTCCACCTATAGCTCTTTGTTTAGAAAGCTGCCCAAACAGTATGCTTCTTTAGCAAAAAAAGGATACTCAGAAGACTGGGAAAGCGTGTCAGCAGATATCAGAAAAAAATCAAACTATGTTTGTCAATATTGTTCAGTTGATTTAAAAGAAGCTAAAAGATTGCTACATGTACATCATCGCAATCGTGAAAAGTCAGATAATTCACCTCAAAATCTTATAGCACTCTGTGCTGATTGTCATAGGAAAGAACCATTTCATGGCCATATGTTTATTAAACATGAAGATATGTTAACAATAAATCGTTTACGAGGTGAGCAAAATGTCTATGCAAATTGTGACTGGAATACGGTGAAGAGAAAAGCAGACCTCTCTTTGCATGGTGTTTTAAATCATTGTGAAAAGAAAGGTTATACAGTTCCTGAAGTCGGGTACTTACTAAATGTACCTGATCGCACCTCACCTCTTCTTTTGGAGCTGGCTTGGCTTCAAAGGAAGTTCGGTATCGTTTTGTCTGATCCAGTGGAGGTGGCTGGTTGGACTATCTTGTCTTTAGAGGAAGCATTAAGCTTTTTTGGAAAGAACAAAAAGTCCACTACTAGATAA
- a CDS encoding phosphotransferase enzyme family protein, with protein MEELRGGRANSIFRSEDKIYRPKGKWSAAVHKLLLHLKNEGFDAAPESYGFDENGNEVLSYVHGDVFNYPLKGNIATKEALISAGRLLRKYHDASRSFISRLSLEKSEWMHPGREPMEVICHGDYAPYNVVLQGNQTVGIFDFDTAHPAPRIWDIAYAVYCWAPFKTHEYDALGDLNSQSIRAKQFCDAYGLCNVDREVLVMTMIDRVQALVDHMHSEASNGNEAFIENIRDGHHLAYLADIEYLRKNTDQITQSLLSE; from the coding sequence ATGGAAGAATTACGAGGTGGGCGAGCCAATTCAATTTTTCGCTCTGAAGACAAAATTTATCGACCCAAAGGGAAATGGTCCGCGGCTGTCCATAAGCTCTTGTTACACCTCAAGAATGAAGGGTTTGATGCTGCGCCTGAATCATACGGCTTTGATGAGAATGGGAATGAAGTTTTGTCATATGTTCATGGTGACGTTTTCAATTATCCATTAAAAGGGAATATTGCGACAAAAGAAGCACTCATATCTGCGGGCCGGCTTTTGCGTAAATACCATGACGCATCGCGCTCATTTATTTCAAGGTTGTCGCTTGAAAAATCAGAATGGATGCATCCTGGCAGAGAACCGATGGAGGTGATTTGCCACGGTGATTACGCACCTTATAACGTTGTACTGCAAGGTAACCAAACAGTAGGAATTTTTGATTTTGATACTGCCCATCCGGCCCCAAGGATTTGGGATATTGCATATGCGGTTTACTGTTGGGCGCCTTTTAAAACACATGAATATGACGCATTGGGTGATTTGAACTCTCAGTCCATCAGAGCAAAACAGTTTTGTGATGCTTATGGTTTATGTAACGTTGATCGTGAGGTTTTGGTCATGACGATGATCGACAGAGTTCAAGCTTTGGTAGACCATATGCACAGTGAAGCGTCCAATGGCAATGAAGCTTTCATTGAAAACATCAGAGATGGTCATCATCTCGCGTATCTAGCCGACATCGAATATTTGAGAAAAAATACAGATCAAATTACACAAAGTTTATTGAGTGAATAG
- a CDS encoding DUF6624 domain-containing protein translates to MRILYLLLIIPCYVSAEINLDLQSQLLEMAKVDQEIRKELGESGWHKSSKALQEKALLIDERNTQQLKSILNGRSWFTAAEVGKEGINSAWLIVQHSPDIDFQEKMLPLLEQSYLNREGVTGQEVALLTDRVRIDKGHKQLYGTQANLSDGAIVFKPIENPETVDERRAEMGMPPLEFYKKLLEEMYSLKDHPDIDLN, encoded by the coding sequence ATGCGAATCCTTTATTTATTGCTAATCATCCCTTGTTATGTCTCAGCAGAAATAAACCTAGACTTACAATCCCAACTTTTAGAAATGGCGAAAGTTGATCAGGAAATCCGTAAAGAGCTGGGTGAATCTGGTTGGCATAAATCGTCAAAGGCGTTACAGGAAAAGGCATTGCTGATAGATGAACGAAACACTCAACAACTAAAATCCATTCTGAATGGACGTTCTTGGTTTACAGCAGCAGAAGTGGGTAAGGAAGGGATTAACTCAGCATGGTTAATTGTTCAACATTCACCGGATATTGATTTCCAGGAGAAAATGCTTCCGTTGTTGGAGCAATCTTACTTGAATCGGGAAGGTGTGACGGGGCAAGAGGTCGCATTATTGACTGACCGCGTACGTATAGACAAAGGTCACAAACAACTTTATGGTACCCAGGCCAATTTGAGTGACGGAGCAATTGTATTCAAGCCCATCGAAAACCCTGAGACAGTTGATGAGAGAAGAGCCGAGATGGGAATGCCACCGCTAGAATTTTATAAAAAGCTCTTAGAAGAAATGTACAGTCTCAAAGACCATCCAGATATCGATTTGAATTAA
- a CDS encoding nucleotidyltransferase domain-containing protein → MSQDDLTFEHLPLQYELVQSVCSAFLPEENVVAAVLLGSLASGQGDRVSDADILVFTQNGFHQAAESCFASFESGKEIFYCLDGFHSENAYFKKYIFNDLTSAEIHCLDLNESFEISKPYKVLFDKADVVNTRLTDKPAPKHEDFLAYTNGDKGLIWELFDCIKWLSRDNHELAKSYLKKLADKI, encoded by the coding sequence TTGAGTCAGGACGATTTAACATTTGAACATCTGCCGCTTCAATATGAATTAGTTCAGTCGGTATGTTCAGCATTTTTACCAGAAGAAAATGTCGTTGCAGCGGTTTTACTGGGCTCATTGGCTTCAGGCCAAGGGGACCGTGTTTCAGATGCTGACATCCTCGTTTTCACGCAAAATGGTTTTCATCAAGCGGCGGAATCCTGTTTTGCCTCCTTCGAATCGGGTAAAGAGATCTTCTATTGTCTCGACGGTTTTCACAGTGAAAATGCGTATTTTAAAAAATACATTTTTAACGATTTGACCAGTGCAGAAATCCATTGCCTGGATTTAAATGAGTCTTTTGAAATCTCTAAACCGTACAAGGTGCTATTTGATAAGGCGGATGTCGTAAATACCAGGCTAACGGACAAACCGGCTCCAAAACACGAAGACTTTCTGGCTTATACGAATGGTGACAAAGGTCTGATCTGGGAACTTTTCGATTGCATAAAATGGCTGAGTCGTGACAATCATGAGTTAGCAAAATCTTATCTAAAAAAGCTAGCAGATAAAATTTAA
- a CDS encoding RNA-binding protein: protein MKLLVRNLARTTTEHDIRKLFSEYGAVAECTLVLDQETGLSKGFAFVEMPDDSEAKSAIAALNLTSVAKSKIRVKTAQ from the coding sequence ATGAAACTCTTAGTTCGCAACCTTGCACGCACGACAACCGAACACGACATTCGCAAACTGTTTTCTGAATACGGTGCAGTCGCTGAATGCACTCTCGTTTTAGATCAGGAAACTGGTTTATCGAAAGGCTTTGCTTTCGTCGAAATGCCTGACGATTCAGAAGCAAAATCTGCGATTGCAGCACTGAATCTGACAAGCGTTGCCAAAAGCAAGATTCGAGTCAAAACAGCTCAATAA